The segment CCTCATCGACGACGCCGTCGGATCCGACATCGCCGACGACGTGGTGGCGGTGGTACGCGAGGGGCTGGCCAACGCCGCACGGCACGCGAAGGCGTCCTCCGTGTCGGTTAAGGTGGACGCCACCCCCGACGAGATCGTGGTCCGCGTGCTGGACGACGGCGCCGGCATCGCCCAGGCCCTCGCCCGCCGCTCCGGCCTATCCAACCTCGCGGCTCGCGCCCGGCGCCATCACGGCACGTTCGCGATCGAGCCGCGCGGGGACGGACACAGCGGCACGCTACTGACCTGGTGCGCCAACCTGCGCTAGCCACTAGCCGCCAGCGCGAGCCCGACCCGCGTTTAGCGCCTAGCCGTTTTGGTTGCGCCAGCCCGCCGCACGCTGGCCCGCAACCCACGCCGCGACCTGGGTGCGGCGTTGCATCCCCATCTTCGACAGCAGCGAGGTGATGTGGTTCTTCACGGTCTTCTCAGCCACACCGAGCTTGTCTCCAATCTCCCGGTTCGACAGGCCATCCCCGATCAGGTCGAGCACCTTGCGCTCGGAGGGGGTCAGATGGGCGGTCGGGTCGGCATGATCGGCACGACGCCGGGTAACCGTCCGCTCGTCCAACAGCACGCGGCCAGCCGCCACCGCCTTGATAACCTCGGTGATCTCCGCCCCACGCACCGACTTGAGCAGGTATGCCTTCGCGCCGGCGTCAAGGGCCTCGGCGAGGGCGTCGTCGTCGTCGAATGAGGTCAACACGATCGCCTTCGTCTCGGGCACAACCTCGCGGAACTCGCGAATGATGTCGATGCCGGTGCCGTCTGGCAGGCGCAGATCCACGAGCGCCACTTGGGGCGCCATGAGCGTGGCCCGGCGCACGGCCTCCGCCACCGACCCGGCCTCGGCCACGACGGCCAGCCCGTCGGCGCGGTCAACAACCTCGGCGATGCCGCGGCGAACAACCTCGTGGTCGTCAATAATCATCACGGAAATATCTGTAGTGCTCACACCGTCATCTTATCCAGATATCTCACTAATTTCCGCTACTACGCCTCCGCGCCAGGGGGCGTACGTGCCGCGCACACTGGCACACTGGGCAAAAGTGCGAGGAGCGGCCCATGAACGGCTCACGCTTGAGCGCGGTCCCGCACACCCGGCACGACTCGCCGGCCCGCCCGTAAACGTTGAGCACCCGGTCGAAGTAGCCCGAGGCACCATCCACGTTGACGTAGAGGGAGTCGAAGGAGGTCCCGCCGACCTCGACCGCCCGGGCCATGACGTCGGCCGCCGCGAGGTAGACCGCGCGGATCTTACCCAACGACATGCGGCTGGCCAGCCGACGCGGATGGACGCGGGCGGCAAAGAGCGCCTCGTCGGCGTAGATGTTGCCCACCCCCGACCCCACCGACTGGTCAAGGAGGATCCGCTTAATCTCGGAGTCTTTGGCATGGACGCGGCGAACGACGCCATCAAGGTCAAAGGCCGGGTCGAGCAGGTCACGAGCAATATGGGCAACCGAACGCGGGACACGCGGCAGCACGCTCCCCTGGCCGCCTGGCTCGCCGTCGTCGGTGGGGACAAACGTATCGGGCATGAGGTGGCCGAAGGTGCGTTGGTCGACGAAGTCGAGCCGGACGCCGTCGTCGAAGAAAAAAGAAGCGCGCCGGTGCGGGTTGTCCGCCCCGCCCACCCGAAACTGGCCGGACATGCCCAAATGGGCGACGAGTGCCAGGCCACCGGCGTCGAACCACAGGTACTTCCCCCGCCTGGCCACCGCCTCGATACGGCGACCGACGAGCGGATCGAGACCCGCCGGCGCGCGGCGCACCGCCCGCGCACTGAGCACCTCCACACCCACCACCGTGGCGCCCACGGCGATCGGCTCGAGGCCACGGCGGATCGTCTCTACTTCGGGCAGCTCGGGCATGGCGAGGCGCTAGCCTAGGGCGTCGTAGGCGTCCCTGCAGGCCTCCAGCTTCGCCTGCTTCTGGGAGGTGGCCGTGCCCTGGCCGTAGGCGACCCCGTCCACCTGCACCGTGGCCGTGTAGACGCGGGCGTGATCTGGCCCCTCGCCCGTGATCACGTAGCTCAGATCGCCAACAATGCCCCGATCACGGGCCTTCTCCTCGAAGGCGGTACGCCAGTCGAGCGCGGGCCCCATCTTCTCCGCCGCCGCGACTTGCGCGGTGAGGTGGCGAAGAACGACGTCGTTGGTCAGCTTCACGCCG is part of the Trueperella abortisuis genome and harbors:
- a CDS encoding response regulator, which translates into the protein MIIDDHEVVRRGIAEVVDRADGLAVVAEAGSVAEAVRRATLMAPQVALVDLRLPDGTGIDIIREFREVVPETKAIVLTSFDDDDALAEALDAGAKAYLLKSVRGAEITEVIKAVAAGRVLLDERTVTRRRADHADPTAHLTPSERKVLDLIGDGLSNREIGDKLGVAEKTVKNHITSLLSKMGMQRRTQVAAWVAGQRAAGWRNQNG
- the mutM gene encoding bifunctional DNA-formamidopyrimidine glycosylase/DNA-(apurinic or apyrimidinic site) lyase, with amino-acid sequence MPELPEVETIRRGLEPIAVGATVVGVEVLSARAVRRAPAGLDPLVGRRIEAVARRGKYLWFDAGGLALVAHLGMSGQFRVGGADNPHRRASFFFDDGVRLDFVDQRTFGHLMPDTFVPTDDGEPGGQGSVLPRVPRSVAHIARDLLDPAFDLDGVVRRVHAKDSEIKRILLDQSVGSGVGNIYADEALFAARVHPRRLASRMSLGKIRAVYLAAADVMARAVEVGGTSFDSLYVNVDGASGYFDRVLNVYGRAGESCRVCGTALKREPFMGRSSHFCPVCQCARHVRPLARRRSSGN